A genomic segment from Geminicoccaceae bacterium SCSIO 64248 encodes:
- a CDS encoding LysR substrate-binding domain-containing protein has translation MTSFPTDLLATFVAIAETGSFATAAERVRRSPSAVSMQIKRLEADIGQTLFVRRPNAMVLTAAGEKLMPHANRILRMHEEAWAAVATAHVVDTVVLGCPDDYIDTLLPPILTGFGAVYPEVEVQLVCESSTRLYELANTNAIDLALVTRHPTRPELPVLRQERQVWVGAHGNDLHEHDPLPLALFQPGCLTRQIVTAALDRIERQHNIAYSSASLAGLLTAVRTGRAITALPECGVPADLRILGRQDGLPPLAPLELAVVQAVEAARPAVRALTEQLVGSLSTPAEADNLIRLYEKRLLGA, from the coding sequence ATGACATCGTTCCCGACCGACCTTCTCGCGACCTTCGTCGCCATCGCCGAGACCGGCAGCTTCGCGACAGCGGCGGAGCGGGTACGACGAAGCCCGTCGGCGGTTAGCATGCAGATCAAGCGCCTCGAGGCCGATATCGGCCAGACACTGTTCGTCCGCCGTCCAAACGCCATGGTCCTGACCGCGGCGGGCGAGAAGCTGATGCCGCACGCGAATCGTATCTTGCGCATGCATGAGGAGGCCTGGGCCGCGGTCGCCACCGCCCATGTTGTCGATACCGTGGTCCTGGGCTGCCCGGACGACTATATCGACACCCTTTTGCCACCGATCCTGACAGGCTTCGGTGCGGTCTATCCCGAGGTCGAGGTCCAGCTGGTCTGCGAATCCAGCACGCGCCTCTATGAATTGGCCAATACCAACGCGATCGATCTGGCGTTGGTAACGCGCCACCCGACCCGGCCGGAGCTTCCGGTGCTTCGCCAAGAGCGGCAGGTCTGGGTTGGCGCGCACGGCAACGATCTCCATGAGCACGATCCCTTGCCCCTGGCGCTCTTCCAGCCGGGCTGCCTGACCCGGCAGATCGTTACCGCCGCGCTCGACAGGATCGAGCGCCAGCATAACATCGCCTATAGCAGCGCCAGCCTTGCGGGATTGCTGACCGCCGTGCGCACCGGCCGCGCGATCACGGCGCTGCCGGAATGCGGCGTGCCGGCCGATCTTCGGATCTTGGGCCGGCAGGATGGGTTGCCGCCCTTGGCGCCGCTCGAGCTGGCTGTGGTCCAGGCGGTCGAGGCCGCAAGGCCTGCGGTGCGCGCGCTGACCGAGCAGCTGGTCGGCAGTCTGAGCACGCCGGCCGAGGCCGACAATCTCATCCGCCTCTACGAAAAGCGCTTGCTCGGGGCCTAG